In Nostoc sp. CENA543, a single genomic region encodes these proteins:
- a CDS encoding phytochelatin synthase family protein: MKDFDNIQLAEFQQPIRCCNVTALAYAMTSLGFTATVDDIFYVTKLPIASVLDDGMTLAETYDTCVKYVENANLPLTVNLEYFDNPSMTMEKFTDIVEKAVVDANDIHILNFNTKIAHNNPNLEGGHFSLLADYNPSSQEIMIADTNPKRYTRFWKCPIDRMYKACVDKDSACDRSRGMIILQKASLN, from the coding sequence ATGAAAGACTTCGATAATATTCAATTAGCAGAATTCCAACAACCGATTCGTTGTTGTAATGTTACAGCCCTGGCTTATGCCATGACTTCTTTAGGTTTTACAGCTACAGTTGATGATATTTTCTATGTGACGAAGCTACCGATCGCCTCCGTGTTAGATGATGGTATGACCTTGGCTGAAACCTACGACACTTGTGTGAAATATGTAGAAAATGCCAATTTACCACTAACTGTGAATTTGGAATATTTTGATAATCCATCAATGACGATGGAGAAGTTCACAGACATTGTAGAAAAGGCTGTGGTAGATGCCAATGATATTCATATTCTCAATTTCAACACTAAAATTGCTCACAATAACCCCAACTTAGAAGGGGGACATTTTTCACTGTTAGCAGACTATAACCCTAGTTCTCAAGAAATCATGATTGCAGATACCAATCCCAAGCGATACACTCGCTTTTGGAAATGTCCCATAGACCGGATGTATAAAGCTTGTGTGGATAAAGATTCAGCCTGCGATCGCTCCCGTGGGATGATTATTTTGCAAAAGGCTTCCCTGAACTAA
- a CDS encoding 3'-5' exoribonuclease domain-containing protein produces MTIEIYVSTDIEADGPIPGPHSMLSIGSAAYTADKQLVATFSANLETLPGASGHPQTMKWWSQQPEAWAVCRVNPQPPASVMQAYHTWLKALPGKPIFVAYPAAYDFMFVYWYLINFVGDSPFQHSALDIRSYAMAFLKNSYSESGKRNLPTAWLEEQPLTHIALDDAIQQGKLFCNLLQNNLQRES; encoded by the coding sequence GTGACAATCGAAATCTATGTCAGCACGGATATTGAAGCAGATGGCCCTATTCCTGGGCCTCATTCCATGCTTAGTATTGGTTCAGCAGCTTACACCGCAGATAAACAATTAGTTGCTACCTTTTCAGCTAACCTGGAAACCTTACCAGGTGCATCAGGTCATCCCCAAACTATGAAATGGTGGTCACAACAGCCAGAAGCTTGGGCAGTCTGCCGAGTTAATCCACAGCCTCCAGCATCAGTGATGCAAGCATATCACACTTGGTTAAAAGCATTACCAGGTAAACCAATCTTTGTTGCTTATCCTGCTGCCTATGATTTTATGTTCGTCTATTGGTATTTAATCAACTTTGTAGGAGACAGTCCTTTTCAGCACTCAGCATTAGATATCCGTTCCTATGCAATGGCATTCTTGAAAAATAGCTACAGTGAATCTGGCAAGCGCAATCTCCCAACTGCGTGGTTAGAGGAACAACCCTTAACACATATTGCTTTAGATGATGCTATTCAACAAGGAAAGTTGTTCTGCAATCTATTGCAAAACAACCTACAGCGTGAAAGTTAA
- a CDS encoding SH3 domain-containing protein, translating to MLKAFMAGVIILVAALPATAEIRPRLSNTDIASNPQSYASVCTNDRYGRLSVRTGPGQNYRKITEVSNGITVALMAGQYGQDGFYWWNINHNGIRGWVRSDYICN from the coding sequence ATGTTGAAAGCATTCATGGCTGGCGTGATAATTTTGGTTGCTGCTTTACCCGCAACCGCAGAAATTCGCCCCAGACTTAGTAATACCGATATTGCTTCTAATCCCCAATCCTATGCTAGCGTTTGTACAAATGATCGATATGGTCGCTTGTCTGTACGCACTGGGCCTGGACAAAATTACCGTAAAATTACAGAAGTTTCTAACGGAATTACAGTAGCTTTAATGGCTGGTCAATATGGTCAAGATGGTTTTTACTGGTGGAACATTAACCATAATGGTATACGTGGCTGGGTAAGGTCTGATTATATCTGTAATTGA
- a CDS encoding L,D-transpeptidase, translating into MPNSLGLISFSCLLLTSCSPNSTALKSPQTSQIQPQSNIKILPDHLSSVKEEKRNSKDIFTNNDAANANIEYPSSESLNKNAIQLNSHNIQQNNYLAQRVSVRKTNETGNYMTLTPSGRTNDLGNPLFELRLYVNNQPVSSFLTVSGRTHTQNKNRHRSGTEAPLPNGIYTVAKNHTRGTIAEAGERFLPITPRFRTGRTDLGIHVDPSYNKNNGEDGTSGCIGMTSTRDLDQLLNYVRNYQPQYINVQI; encoded by the coding sequence ATGCCCAATAGCCTCGGATTAATATCTTTTAGCTGCTTATTATTGACAAGTTGTAGCCCTAATAGTACAGCATTAAAATCGCCTCAGACAAGTCAAATACAACCCCAAAGCAACATAAAAATATTGCCAGATCATCTATCTTCAGTCAAGGAGGAAAAAAGAAATAGTAAAGATATTTTTACTAACAATGATGCAGCAAATGCAAACATTGAATATCCATCATCTGAATCATTAAACAAAAATGCCATTCAATTGAATAGCCACAACATTCAACAAAATAATTATCTAGCTCAAAGAGTCTCCGTGAGAAAAACAAATGAGACAGGTAATTACATGACTCTCACACCGTCTGGGAGAACTAATGATTTAGGAAATCCACTATTTGAATTGCGTCTATACGTCAATAACCAGCCTGTCAGTAGCTTTTTGACAGTATCTGGACGCACCCATACACAAAATAAAAATCGCCATCGTTCCGGTACAGAAGCACCATTACCCAACGGCATCTATACAGTCGCCAAAAATCATACTCGTGGAACTATTGCAGAAGCCGGAGAACGGTTTTTACCAATAACACCTCGGTTCCGCACCGGTCGCACTGACTTGGGTATTCATGTAGACCCATCTTATAACAAGAACAATGGGGAAGATGGTACCTCTGGATGTATTGGTATGACTAGCACAAGAGATTTAGATCAACTTTTGAACTATGTGCGAAATTATCAACCACAGTATATCAACGTCCAGATTTAG
- a CDS encoding aminopeptidase P family protein: MVIHNISSSLADTLRQRRQKLATLIDFPVILWSGHNSPRNFPANPYPFRASSHFLYFAGVPLPNAAIRLEAGKLELFMDDPEPSSALWHGELPKREEIAAIIGADVAKTLSELKHRGKDAASIPVQNYRTTLVQSQILQRQVSSPYDLEGRDRELAKAIATLRLTHDAGALTELRQAAAISIEAHKAGMAATPQAKLEAEVRAAMEGVIIAHNMTTAYNSIVTVHGEVLHNETYHHPLQPGDLLLADVGAETPMGWASDITRTWPVSGKFSPTQRDIYELVLATHDACIAKIQPGVEYRDIHLLAAQVIAEGLVNLGILNGNPQDLVEMDAHALFFPHGIGHLLGLDVHDMEDLGDLAGYETERKRSDRFGLGYLRLNRPLKSGMLVTIEPGFYQVPAILNHPQHREKYQNVVNWERLSQFADVRGIRIEDDVLVTSTGAEVLTAALPNQAQAVENLVNQF; this comes from the coding sequence ATGGTAATCCACAACATTTCTAGTTCCCTGGCTGATACTTTACGACAACGTAGGCAAAAACTCGCCACCTTAATTGATTTCCCCGTCATTCTGTGGTCAGGTCACAACAGCCCCCGCAATTTTCCTGCTAACCCTTATCCATTTCGGGCTAGCAGTCATTTTTTGTACTTTGCTGGTGTGCCTTTACCTAATGCAGCCATTCGTCTAGAAGCGGGGAAGTTAGAACTGTTTATGGATGACCCCGAACCAAGTAGCGCACTCTGGCATGGAGAACTACCAAAACGGGAAGAAATCGCTGCCATCATTGGTGCTGACGTAGCCAAAACCCTGTCAGAATTAAAACATCGGGGTAAAGACGCAGCATCAATTCCAGTGCAGAATTATCGCACTACCTTAGTACAGTCACAAATTCTACAAAGACAAGTCTCTTCACCCTATGATTTAGAAGGTAGAGACCGAGAACTAGCAAAAGCGATCGCAACTTTACGTCTCACCCACGATGCAGGCGCACTCACTGAACTACGCCAAGCCGCCGCTATTAGTATTGAGGCGCACAAAGCCGGCATGGCGGCCACACCCCAAGCTAAACTCGAAGCCGAAGTCCGCGCCGCAATGGAAGGGGTGATCATCGCCCACAATATGACAACTGCCTATAACAGCATCGTCACAGTTCATGGTGAAGTCTTGCATAACGAAACCTATCACCACCCCTTGCAACCAGGAGATTTACTTCTCGCCGATGTCGGTGCAGAAACGCCTATGGGTTGGGCTAGTGATATCACCAGGACTTGGCCTGTGTCTGGTAAATTTTCCCCTACGCAACGAGATATTTATGAGCTTGTCCTAGCCACTCATGATGCTTGTATTGCCAAGATACAGCCAGGAGTAGAATATCGGGATATTCATTTATTGGCGGCGCAAGTCATTGCCGAAGGGTTAGTAAATTTAGGCATTTTAAACGGTAATCCCCAAGATTTAGTAGAGATGGATGCCCACGCCCTATTTTTCCCCCACGGGATCGGGCATTTACTGGGCTTAGATGTCCATGATATGGAAGATTTAGGGGATTTAGCAGGGTATGAAACAGAAAGAAAAAGAAGCGATCGCTTTGGTTTAGGCTACTTACGTTTAAATCGTCCCTTAAAATCAGGAATGTTAGTCACCATTGAACCAGGTTTCTATCAAGTCCCAGCCATTTTAAATCACCCCCAACACCGAGAAAAATATCAAAACGTCGTCAATTGGGAACGTCTCTCACAATTTGCTGATGTCAGAGGTATCCGCATTGAAGATGATGTTTTAGTGACCTCAACAGGTGCTGAAGTGCTAACAGCCGCCTTACCCAATCAAGCCCAGGCTGTAGAAAACCTAGTCAATCAATTTTAG
- a CDS encoding PhzF family phenazine biosynthesis protein — protein MRQIITQVDAFTDKPFAGNPAAVCVLATPQTDAWMQNVAQEMNLSETAFLIKLDDGFSLRWFTPTTEVPLCGHATLASSHVLWSEGHLSTNEDARFHTKSGLLIAKRQGDWIELDFPVIHSQPTTAPPELSQALGVPLKTVMQNSLGYLVEVESEDLVRQMQPNFQQMKSLPIADVVVTSLAKADSEYDFISRFFAPGLGINEDPVTGAAHCCLAAYWRDRLHKDQFLAYQASSRGGVVKVNYVGGDGLRPTVGDRVLLAGQAVTVLRGELIL, from the coding sequence ATGAGACAAATTATTACTCAGGTGGATGCGTTTACCGACAAACCCTTTGCGGGAAACCCAGCCGCAGTTTGTGTTTTAGCGACTCCGCAAACAGACGCTTGGATGCAGAATGTCGCCCAAGAAATGAATTTATCGGAGACGGCTTTCTTAATCAAACTAGATGATGGTTTTAGTCTGCGCTGGTTTACGCCGACAACAGAAGTACCGCTTTGTGGTCATGCAACCTTAGCCAGTAGTCATGTGCTGTGGTCGGAAGGGCATTTATCCACCAATGAAGACGCACGTTTCCACACCAAAAGCGGTTTACTCATTGCTAAACGCCAAGGTGACTGGATTGAGTTAGATTTTCCGGTGATTCATTCTCAACCAACTACTGCACCGCCAGAACTGAGTCAGGCGTTAGGAGTACCGTTAAAAACAGTCATGCAGAATAGTTTGGGTTATTTAGTAGAGGTGGAATCAGAAGATTTAGTGCGACAAATGCAGCCCAACTTTCAGCAGATGAAAAGTTTACCGATAGCTGATGTGGTGGTAACAAGTCTTGCCAAAGCTGATTCTGAGTATGATTTTATTTCTCGTTTTTTCGCGCCAGGTTTAGGAATTAACGAAGATCCTGTTACGGGTGCAGCCCATTGTTGCTTGGCTGCTTATTGGCGCGATCGCCTCCACAAAGATCAATTTTTAGCATACCAAGCATCCAGCCGTGGCGGAGTTGTGAAAGTCAATTATGTGGGTGGCGATGGGCTACGCCCCACCGTAGGCGATCGCGTTTTGCTAGCAGGACAAGCTGTGACAGTCTTACGGGGAGAATTAATTCTTTAG
- a CDS encoding DUF4363 domain-containing protein, translating to MKRFQAVAIVTIISLMALVGCNNVEQPNTQASPSENTTKTVATSTETTDFKGLEGVITNTKTAVEAGNFTKAKGEFEKFEGFWSKVEDGVKAKSPKTYKDIEDQADEIKAGLKSSKPNKQKVLTALASLSKNVTSVAKP from the coding sequence ATGAAGCGTTTTCAAGCAGTTGCGATAGTTACTATCATCAGCCTCATGGCTTTAGTGGGATGTAACAATGTTGAACAACCTAATACGCAGGCTTCACCTAGCGAAAATACTACTAAAACAGTAGCAACTTCCACAGAAACCACGGATTTTAAAGGTTTAGAGGGTGTAATTACTAATACTAAAACAGCAGTCGAAGCAGGTAATTTTACGAAAGCTAAAGGAGAATTTGAGAAATTCGAGGGTTTTTGGTCAAAAGTTGAAGACGGAGTGAAAGCTAAATCTCCTAAAACCTACAAAGATATTGAAGATCAAGCCGATGAGATTAAAGCAGGTCTGAAATCCTCTAAACCAAATAAACAGAAAGTATTAACGGCTCTAGCTTCTTTGAGTAAAAATGTTACTAGTGTTGCTAAACCTTAA
- a CDS encoding peptidase codes for MKRSFRKYHRILGIIISLPLILTVLTGMLATFVREWSISIGVPASLLLSIHTGEIFHLEGMYPILNGFGCLGLLATGLSMSGLFSKRNR; via the coding sequence ATGAAACGTTCATTTCGTAAGTATCATCGGATTCTTGGCATCATTATATCTCTGCCACTGATTTTGACTGTATTGACAGGGATGTTAGCAACTTTTGTTCGTGAGTGGTCGATTAGTATAGGAGTCCCTGCTAGCTTACTGTTGAGTATTCATACAGGAGAAATTTTCCATCTTGAGGGAATGTATCCGATTTTGAACGGATTCGGATGTTTGGGTTTATTAGCAACTGGATTAAGTATGTCTGGGTTATTTTCTAAGAGGAATCGTTAA
- a CDS encoding DUF4332 domain-containing protein: MPTKVTATKNRSTMQSGDWPIEQLPGLSPEEQLQLHNCGIQTTLELVKQGKTTQDRLTLASKLQVHLQYVNKWIALADLARVPSVGIQYCGLLLHAGVGSVAQLAQIPTHRLHKQILRLQVATMQRRDLCPAVELVQQWSQQARRVVSAEC; this comes from the coding sequence ATGCCTACTAAAGTAACGGCAACTAAAAACCGAAGTACGATGCAATCCGGTGACTGGCCGATTGAACAGTTACCAGGGTTGAGTCCAGAAGAACAATTACAATTACACAACTGTGGAATCCAAACCACCCTGGAGTTAGTTAAACAGGGAAAAACTACACAAGATAGGCTGACTTTGGCAAGTAAATTACAAGTTCACCTGCAATATGTCAATAAATGGATAGCCTTGGCTGATTTAGCGCGTGTTCCTAGTGTGGGAATACAGTATTGTGGTTTATTGCTGCACGCAGGCGTTGGTTCAGTAGCACAATTAGCCCAAATTCCCACCCACAGATTACACAAACAGATTTTACGCCTGCAAGTAGCAACCATGCAGCGACGCGATTTGTGTCCTGCCGTTGAGTTAGTTCAACAGTGGAGTCAGCAAGCTAGGAGAGTGGTGAGTGCTGAGTGCTGA
- a CDS encoding TetR/AcrR family transcriptional regulator, whose translation MRVFNSPPPSEAQTRSRILQAALRLFASQGFDGTTTRDLAQAAGVAEGTLFRHFTNKKAILVEVATAGWVEILTDLLTELSEMGSYKAVAQVMRRRMWNLHKNADLMRVCFMEVQFHPDLRDRIQIEVINKMTDVAEAFFQTAMDKGIYRQMDANLVAKVFLGMFAIAGFSNNTLMQPDASPQQMQQMAEGLADIFLNGVLVKD comes from the coding sequence ATGCGAGTTTTTAATTCTCCCCCACCCTCAGAAGCCCAGACACGCTCCCGCATCCTACAGGCAGCACTCAGGTTATTTGCATCTCAAGGATTTGATGGTACTACCACCCGTGACTTAGCACAAGCAGCTGGTGTGGCGGAAGGGACTTTGTTTCGCCATTTTACAAATAAAAAAGCGATTTTGGTGGAGGTAGCAACTGCGGGCTGGGTGGAGATTCTCACAGATTTACTGACAGAATTAAGCGAAATGGGCAGCTATAAAGCTGTAGCCCAGGTAATGCGCCGCCGGATGTGGAATTTGCACAAAAATGCCGATTTAATGCGAGTGTGCTTTATGGAAGTGCAGTTCCATCCAGACTTGCGCGATCGCATTCAAATCGAAGTCATCAACAAAATGACCGATGTCGCCGAAGCCTTCTTCCAAACCGCAATGGATAAAGGCATTTATCGCCAAATGGATGCCAACTTAGTCGCCAAAGTCTTTTTAGGAATGTTTGCGATCGCCGGTTTTTCCAACAACACCCTCATGCAACCTGATGCTTCCCCCCAACAAATGCAGCAAATGGCCGAAGGTTTAGCCGATATCTTTCTCAATGGGGTATTGGTGAAGGATTGA
- a CDS encoding pitrilysin family protein: protein MKHQLYIPAFLHKDISRRLLTIFLTLLVGWWGIVPSMALAQTQTLPPVETALQLSKTPTTKSSIQPYLDRVIKNLTEFRLSNGMKFIVLERHQAPVVSFLTYADVGGVDEPDGKTGVAHFLEHLAFKGTTRIGTTDYKAEKPLLERLEQLDTQIRAAKASGKQDEVAKLQGEFQKVEAQAAKLVKQNELGQIVEQAGGVGLNANTSTEATRYFYSFPSNKLELWMSLESDRFLDPVIRREFYKEKDVILEERRMRVENSPIGMMIEKFINAAYKVHPYRRPVIGYDEDIRNLTPKDVQDFFDTHYVPSNITIAVVGDVNPTEVKKLAQTYFGRYQSKPKAQAKIPVEPKQTQTREVTLELPSQPWYLEGYHRPAGTHPDNAVYEIIGSLLSNGRTSRLYKSLVEQKRVALTAQGFSGFPGDKYPNLILFYALTAPGHSVDDVATALRQEIDKLQTQPVTASELERVKTQARADLLRSLDSNMGMAQQLLEYEVKTGSWRNLFKQLDEIAAVTPADIQRIAKTTFTAENRTIGKLLSKQT from the coding sequence ATGAAACATCAATTATACATTCCGGCTTTTCTACACAAGGATATCTCCCGCCGACTGCTAACAATTTTCTTAACACTATTAGTTGGCTGGTGGGGGATAGTACCGTCAATGGCTTTAGCCCAGACTCAAACTTTACCCCCTGTTGAAACTGCACTCCAACTCAGCAAAACTCCTACAACTAAAAGTTCGATTCAACCCTATCTAGACCGGGTAATTAAGAATCTCACAGAGTTCCGCTTGAGTAATGGCATGAAGTTTATTGTTTTAGAACGCCATCAAGCACCTGTAGTTTCCTTTCTCACCTACGCTGATGTGGGTGGTGTGGATGAGCCAGACGGTAAAACTGGCGTTGCCCACTTTTTGGAGCATTTGGCTTTTAAAGGCACTACCCGCATCGGCACAACTGACTACAAAGCCGAAAAACCTCTGTTAGAGCGTTTAGAACAGTTGGATACTCAAATTAGAGCCGCAAAAGCTAGTGGAAAACAAGATGAAGTCGCTAAGTTACAAGGGGAATTTCAAAAAGTCGAAGCACAAGCAGCTAAATTAGTCAAGCAAAATGAGTTAGGGCAAATAGTTGAGCAAGCCGGCGGTGTGGGTTTAAATGCTAACACTTCCACAGAAGCGACTCGTTACTTCTATAGTTTTCCTTCTAATAAGTTAGAACTGTGGATGTCTCTAGAGTCTGACCGCTTTCTTGATCCTGTAATTCGGCGGGAGTTTTATAAAGAAAAAGATGTAATTTTAGAAGAACGACGGATGCGGGTGGAAAATTCTCCCATTGGCATGATGATTGAAAAGTTTATCAATGCTGCTTATAAAGTCCATCCTTACAGACGACCGGTAATTGGTTATGACGAAGATATTCGTAACCTCACACCTAAAGACGTACAGGATTTTTTTGACACTCACTATGTACCCAGTAACATTACAATTGCGGTGGTGGGCGATGTCAACCCAACAGAAGTAAAAAAATTAGCACAGACTTACTTTGGTCGCTATCAGTCGAAACCCAAAGCCCAAGCAAAAATTCCTGTAGAACCGAAGCAAACTCAAACACGGGAAGTAACTTTAGAATTACCTTCCCAACCCTGGTATCTAGAAGGTTATCATCGTCCGGCTGGTACTCATCCTGATAATGCAGTTTATGAAATCATTGGTAGTTTATTAAGTAACGGACGAACATCAAGATTATATAAGTCCTTGGTAGAACAAAAACGGGTAGCTTTAACCGCCCAAGGTTTTAGCGGTTTTCCTGGAGATAAATATCCCAACTTGATACTATTTTATGCCTTGACTGCTCCTGGTCACAGTGTTGATGATGTGGCGACGGCTTTACGCCAAGAAATTGACAAATTACAAACCCAACCGGTAACTGCCTCAGAATTAGAAAGGGTGAAAACCCAAGCACGAGCAGATTTACTCCGCAGCCTCGACTCTAATATGGGTATGGCACAGCAACTTTTAGAGTATGAAGTCAAAACTGGTTCTTGGCGGAATCTGTTTAAACAATTGGATGAAATTGCGGCTGTGACTCCGGCGGATATTCAGCGAATAGCTAAGACAACATTCACCGCCGAAAATCGCACAATTGGCAAATTGCTGTCTAAACAAACTTGA
- a CDS encoding pitrilysin family protein, whose protein sequence is MSRKIQHGKRLIYALMVACTFLLVTFNFSPVATAAAKHYTELQFAPLPEIKLPKYERFVLQNGLVVYLMEDHELPLVSGTALVRTGSRWEDGNKVGLAALTGTVMRNGGTKKHTADELNEILEQRAASVETSINEATGSASFDALSEDVETVFGLFAEVIREPVFAQEKLDLAKTQAKGGIARRNDNPDSIASREFRKLIYGKDSPYARTVEYATIDRITREDLVRLYGDFFHPNNTILGIVGDFDSKKMRSLIQAKLGDWPRNLKMMKLPLPEVTQANTGGVFFVNQPQLTQSSVLLGHLGGRFDSPDYAALDVLNGVLNGFGGRLFNELRSRQGLAYSVYGLWSPRFDYPGIFIAGGQTRSDATVQFIKALQAEIKRIQAQPVTAQELTLAKESTLNSFVFNFQDPAQTLSRLMRYEYYNYPADFLFRYQKAVSATTATDVQRVAKQYLKPENLVTLVVGNQTAIQPPLTQLATQVTPIDVTIPGSQP, encoded by the coding sequence ATGTCCAGGAAAATTCAACATGGTAAGCGACTGATTTACGCGTTAATGGTTGCTTGTACCTTTTTATTGGTAACTTTTAATTTTTCTCCGGTGGCGACAGCCGCAGCCAAGCATTACACTGAGTTGCAGTTTGCGCCGTTACCGGAAATTAAATTGCCCAAGTATGAGCGATTTGTACTGCAAAATGGTTTGGTTGTGTATCTGATGGAGGATCACGAACTACCTTTGGTGAGTGGTACAGCGTTAGTCAGGACTGGTAGCCGTTGGGAAGATGGGAATAAAGTCGGACTAGCGGCTTTGACGGGTACGGTGATGCGGAACGGGGGAACTAAAAAACATACCGCCGATGAGTTAAATGAAATTTTAGAACAACGGGCGGCATCTGTAGAAACTAGTATCAATGAAGCAACGGGAAGTGCTAGTTTTGATGCTCTCAGTGAAGATGTAGAAACGGTGTTTGGGTTGTTTGCTGAGGTGATAAGAGAGCCAGTATTTGCTCAAGAAAAGCTAGATTTAGCCAAAACTCAAGCTAAAGGCGGGATTGCACGCCGGAATGATAATCCTGATAGTATCGCCAGCCGGGAATTTCGCAAACTGATATACGGCAAAGATAGCCCCTATGCGCGGACTGTAGAATATGCCACGATAGATCGCATTACTCGCGAAGATTTAGTGCGCTTGTATGGGGATTTCTTTCACCCCAATAACACGATTTTAGGGATTGTGGGGGATTTTGATAGCAAAAAAATGCGATCGCTGATTCAAGCTAAACTGGGTGATTGGCCACGTAACCTCAAAATGATGAAACTGCCTTTACCAGAGGTTACACAGGCTAACACCGGCGGAGTATTTTTTGTTAATCAGCCGCAGTTAACCCAAAGTAGTGTATTGCTGGGACATTTGGGAGGGAGATTTGATAGTCCTGACTATGCAGCTTTGGATGTGTTGAATGGGGTATTAAATGGCTTTGGCGGGAGGTTGTTTAATGAATTGCGATCGCGCCAAGGTTTAGCATACTCTGTATACGGTTTATGGAGTCCCCGTTTTGATTATCCTGGCATTTTCATTGCTGGGGGACAAACTCGCTCTGATGCGACTGTACAGTTTATCAAAGCTTTACAGGCAGAAATTAAACGCATTCAAGCACAACCAGTCACAGCACAAGAACTAACTCTTGCTAAGGAGTCTACTTTAAATTCCTTTGTCTTTAACTTTCAAGACCCTGCTCAAACCCTCTCGCGGTTAATGCGCTACGAATATTACAACTACCCGGCTGATTTTCTCTTCCGCTATCAAAAAGCTGTCTCTGCAACCACAGCCACCGATGTGCAACGGGTAGCGAAGCAATATCTCAAACCAGAAAATCTCGTAACGCTGGTAGTGGGTAATCAAACCGCTATTCAACCGCCATTAACACAATTAGCAACACAAGTAACACCAATAGACGTGACTATTCCTGGTTCACAACCATAG
- a CDS encoding phosphotransferase family protein produces the protein MPPLILSYQNVFEYLTTLNLCNLDEQEFSKVELKAAKNFNLLVTLPDSKKFLVKQERHNTEGKTAGEFLLEWRIHNFLQTFPNLSHIRLYVSEAVHFHRENSVIIFNYLDNYRDLMDFYIKENLNLFPTKIAKSVGSTLALIHRVTINSHEYRDFFYNSADDTWNQKTPNLNRGIDRLTPEIFGKVPADGLKFFALYQRYDSLGQAIAELINAFTPCCLTHNDLKLNNILLSLDWEITPDDQIIRFIDWERGNWGDPANDLGTVIASYLQIWLYSMVTGKSIAIDESLRLASTPLYVLQPSLRELVNAYLTQFPEILEQRPDFLQRVMQFCGLALITAIQARLQYEKSFGNIGICMLQVAKSLLCRPETSIPTIFGVEATDFSAANLSLA, from the coding sequence ATGCCACCATTAATTTTAAGTTATCAAAACGTATTTGAGTATCTAACTACTCTCAATTTATGTAATCTTGATGAGCAAGAGTTCAGTAAAGTTGAGCTAAAAGCCGCTAAGAATTTTAATTTATTAGTTACTTTACCAGATAGTAAAAAATTTCTGGTGAAGCAAGAACGTCATAATACTGAAGGAAAAACGGCTGGAGAATTTTTGTTAGAATGGCGTATTCACAACTTTTTACAAACTTTTCCTAATCTGAGCCATATTCGTCTCTATGTATCTGAGGCAGTACATTTTCATAGAGAAAATTCCGTTATTATTTTCAATTATCTCGATAATTATCGAGATTTAATGGATTTCTATATCAAAGAGAATTTAAATTTATTTCCCACTAAGATAGCAAAGTCAGTAGGAAGTACCTTAGCGTTGATTCATCGGGTTACTATTAACAGCCACGAGTATCGGGATTTCTTTTACAATAGTGCTGATGATACGTGGAATCAAAAAACGCCTAATCTTAATCGTGGAATAGATAGACTGACACCAGAAATTTTTGGCAAAGTTCCGGCTGATGGACTGAAATTTTTCGCGCTATATCAACGCTACGATAGTTTGGGGCAGGCGATCGCAGAATTAATCAATGCTTTTACCCCATGTTGTCTGACTCATAATGATTTGAAGTTAAATAATATACTGCTCTCCCTCGATTGGGAAATTACACCTGATGATCAAATTATCCGCTTCATTGACTGGGAACGGGGTAACTGGGGAGATCCCGCCAATGATTTAGGGACAGTCATCGCCAGTTATCTGCAAATTTGGTTGTACAGCATGGTGACAGGTAAATCGATTGCCATTGATGAGTCCTTACGTTTAGCCTCAACCCCTTTGTATGTTCTGCAACCTTCGCTGCGAGAGTTGGTAAATGCTTACTTAACTCAGTTCCCTGAAATCTTAGAACAGCGTCCTGATTTCTTGCAACGAGTCATGCAATTTTGCGGTTTAGCCTTAATTACAGCAATTCAAGCACGACTGCAATATGAAAAAAGCTTTGGGAATATAGGTATTTGTATGCTACAAGTCGCCAAGAGTTTATTGTGTCGTCCCGAAACATCTATCCCCACAATTTTTGGTGTAGAAGCAACAGATTTCTCAGCAGCTAATTTATCTCTTGCTTAA